The following coding sequences are from one Calorimonas adulescens window:
- a CDS encoding ferritin family protein, whose protein sequence is MAYGNGDVKGSGYKTEGLEQFLIWVREDIAGEIDAIDNYQYHIDSIDIPEIKEILSHIRDEEKEHLAELTNLLRRFDTVQNLKFKDDNFAEGTKSEEASGGFTVGNA, encoded by the coding sequence ATGGCATACGGAAATGGAGATGTAAAAGGGAGCGGTTACAAGACCGAGGGTTTAGAACAGTTCCTCATCTGGGTGAGAGAAGATATTGCCGGGGAGATTGATGCAATAGACAACTACCAGTATCATATAGACTCCATTGATATACCTGAAATCAAGGAAATCTTATCGCATATAAGGGATGAAGAAAAAGAGCACCTTGCTGAGCTGACAAATCTCCTGAGGAGGTTTGACACCGTACAAAATCTCAAGTTTAAAGATGACAACTTTGCAGAGGGTACAAAGTCTGAAGAGGCCTCAGGCGGGTTTACTGTAGGAAACGCTTAA
- a CDS encoding family 1 encapsulin nanocompartment shell protein has protein sequence MADYLSRGASPFSTEEWASIDAAVVNAAKTVLVGRKFIPLFGPVGAGTFVVPKDKLVEGEGNIIGSSGKTFIPLNTLYRDFVYPWRDIQFFEENNLPLDTNRASYAATLLAAEEDKLIFYGDDSRGIEGILNANGKLEYAISNWQDGSAYDDIVNALALLRSKYMVGPYVLVVSPVLYAALNKTYKDTPYLESERIENLGVKIYQSPVLKDNDGFIVSTGSQNMDLVIGQDMITSFLETTDMNHYFRVFEIIGLRVKNPESIVALKYKGEV, from the coding sequence ATGGCTGATTATTTGTCCAGAGGAGCTTCACCGTTCTCTACGGAGGAGTGGGCTTCCATTGATGCGGCAGTAGTAAATGCTGCAAAGACGGTGTTGGTAGGAAGAAAGTTTATCCCACTCTTCGGCCCTGTAGGAGCAGGTACATTTGTTGTGCCAAAGGACAAGCTGGTAGAAGGCGAAGGCAACATAATAGGCAGCAGTGGCAAGACCTTTATACCATTAAACACCCTGTACAGGGATTTTGTATACCCGTGGAGAGACATACAGTTTTTTGAAGAAAATAATCTCCCCCTGGACACCAACAGGGCTTCATATGCCGCTACCCTCCTTGCAGCAGAAGAGGATAAGCTGATTTTTTATGGAGATGATTCAAGGGGCATAGAAGGTATACTTAATGCCAATGGAAAACTGGAATACGCTATAAGCAACTGGCAGGACGGCAGTGCATACGATGATATTGTGAATGCTCTGGCCCTCTTGAGAAGCAAGTATATGGTCGGCCCTTACGTGCTTGTGGTAAGTCCTGTACTATATGCGGCGCTTAACAAGACATATAAAGACACCCCGTATCTAGAATCTGAAAGAATAGAAAATCTTGGTGTTAAGATATACCAATCTCCTGTATTAAAAGACAACGATGGATTTATCGTATCCACCGGCAGTCAGAACATGGACCTTGTCATAGGCCAGGACATGATAACATCATTCCTTGAGACTACAGATATGAACCACTACTTCAGAGTATTTGAAATAATAGGCCTGAGGGTCAAAAATCCTGAGAGCATTGTCGCTCTTAAGTATAAGGGGGAGGTATAG